In Halobacteria archaeon AArc-dxtr1, the sequence AGCTGGTCGGCATCAAGGTGCTCAACATGCCCGAAGCGCGGGCCAAAGAGCACTACGCCGAACACGAGGAGAAGCCGTTTTTCGACGGCCTGATCGACTTTATCACCTCGGGCCCGGTCGTCCCGATGGTCTGGGAAGGCCAGGACGCAACTCGACAGGTCCGCCAGATGATCGGCGCGACCGATCCACTCGAGGCCGCCCCCGGAACGATCCGTGGTGACTACGCGCTCGACCTCGGTCGAAACGTCGTTCACGCAGCCGACCACGAGGACGAGGGCGCAAACGAGCGAGAGATTGCGATTCACTTCGACGAGGACGAGTTGATCGACTACGATCAACACGACGTCGAGTGGCTCTACGAGTAGCGCCGTTTCGGTTTCGACCGTACTACGTTCTCCGGGTAATATCACTGAGTAAAGACATGTGTGTATCTAGGACGCCGTAACATCTAATGTGGGGGCTGTAGTAGTCGGCGTTGGTGGTTTCGAATGGTAACGTTCGGTAGGTGGTCCGGGGATGGGTGAAAGCGAACGGGGGTCAGCAGCCGTCGCGACCGGCACGGCGCCGTCGCTCGACGAAGTGTTCGACGTACTCTCTGAGCAGCGCCGGCGGTACGCACTGTACGAGCTCTGGATGCGCGAGCCAGGAGTTGCAACGGTAACGGAACTAACAGAGCGGGTCCTCGCGCTCGAGAACCGCGCTGACGAGAGCGAGGCGTACCAGCGTACCGTCAGAACGACCCTCCAGCACAGCCATTTGCCGAAGCTCGAAGACGCCGGCGTGGTAGAACACGACGCCCGAAGCGAGACGGTCCGGTACTGGCGGCAGCCGTCGGTCGAGGAGTGGCTCGAGCACGCATACCACAAGGAGTTCTCCCGGCGGCAGCGAGCCGAGTTCGGATACGAGTAATCAAACAGCGCCAACTCGACCAGCCCTTCACACCCAATTGCTGAAAGGTTTAACACGATACCCGTCGTGGCTTGGTCGGAGGGGTGGCGAACTGCCCACGAGAGTGGGACGTGATATCGTTTCACTCCTCAAAACTTAACAGGAGAGCGGACAATACACAGAATACAGCACCACTATGACTGATCACGAACTCCCACCGCTGCCGTACGACTACGATGCACTGGAACCGTCGATCTCCGAACAGGTCGTCACCTGGCACCACGATACCCACCACCAGGGATACGTAAACGGCCTCAACAGCGCCGAGGAGACCTTAGCAGAGAACCGCGAGTCGGGCGAGTTTGGCTCGACCGCTGGCGCACTCGGAAGCGTCACCCACAACGGCTGTGGACACTATCTCCACACGCTGTTCTGGGAGAATATGTCTCCCGACGGCGGCGGCGAGCCTGAGGGCGACCTCGCCGACCGCATCGAGGAGGACTTCGGCTCCTACGAGGGCTGGAAGGGCGAGTTCGAGGCCGCAGCGAGCGCCGCCGGCGGCTGGGCCCTGCTCGTCTACGACCCCGTCGCGAAGCAGCTTCGCAACCTGGCTGTCGACAAACACGACCAGGGTGCCCTCTGGGGCGCCCACCCGATCCTGGCGTTAGACGTCTGGGAGCACTCGTACTACTACGACTACGGTCCCGACCGCGGCGAGTTCGTCGACAACTTCTTCGACGTGGTCAACTGGGACTCCGTCGCAGAAGAGTACGGGAAGTGCCTCGACCACTTCGAGTGAACTACCCCACACCTACTCAGCCGCTGGTGCGGCTTCGTTGAGGGTAGCGTGAGACCGAAGGCCTCACGGACCATGCGAACGGGCGCTTCGCGCCCGTGAGCAGATGGGGCTTCCTGTTTCTATGACGCGCTTTGCAGACACCGAATGGGTGTCCGTAGGGAGCGCAGTCTCCACAGGCGTGTCTTCGGGCCATCCCAGCCCTAGTTCAGAAAAGCCGCGCTGCAAGACGTTCATCGCCGCATTCGCGTCCCGGTCACACTCGAACCCACATGACGGACACGAGTGTTCTCTGACCCAGATCGGTTTCGCTGTTTCCACACCGCACGACGCGCACTCCTTCGTCGTCCCAGCGGCTTCCACCTGAACGACGTGACAGCCGTACAACTCTGCCTTATATTTGAGGAGGGAGATGAACTGTCGCCACGCCGCGTCCTGCTTGTTGCGAGCGTTGTGTGACTGCTCCAACATCCCCTTCACATCCAAGTCCTCGACGAATACGGCGTCGTATTCGCGGACGAGCCACGTCGTCAACTTGTGCTGGTAGTCCAACACCTTCCGGCGGATGTGTCGCTTGACCTTCGCCACGTTTCGGCGTTGCTTCTCGTAGTTGTTCGACCCTTGCTCTTTCCGCGACAACCTGCGTTGTTCACGTCGGAGGCGGGCGTATTCGTTTTCGAGGTTGAGCCAGTCCACGATCTTGCCGTCACTAGTGTGGATGTAGTTCAGAATGCCGAGATCAACACCGACGCTGTTGGTCGTGTCGAGCGAATCTACGTCAGGCTTCTCGGGTAGATCGGCTTCACCGGTTTCGAGGCCGAAGGAAACGAACCACTCACCGGTTGTCTCTTTCTTGACCGTCACTTCTTTGATGTCGGCTTCGTCGGGGATGTCGCGGTGGTAACGGATCGGGATGTCGCCAATTTTGGAAAGCCAGAGCGTCGCGCGTCGACCACTCGTGTTTTTGAGTTCGAAGCCAGACTGCGAGTACGTCATACTCTGGAATTCCGTTGGTGACTTCCACTTGAGCCTCCCGACTGTACGTCCGTTTTGTTTCTGCTCGGAGAGTCCGTCGAGGTTCTGGTAGAACCGGGTGACGGTTCGTTGCAGAGCCTTCGAATTAACTTCCAAGAAGACGGGGAACTCGTCTTTCCAGTCGGGGAGTCGGTAGTGGTGTTTGTACGCGGAACCAATCTCATCGGCGTCTACGTTCTCGTACTCGTACAGGGTGTAGTTGTACGCTTGGCGATGAATGTCGATGTGATGTTGCAGTTCAACCGCTACCTCTTGTGTCGGGTATGCAGAGTAGCGGTGACTGTACTCCATCGCGATCTCTCGATTAGAGATGTGTTCGCTTAATGGTTTGTACTACCGTGCAGGGAT encodes:
- the ndk gene encoding nucleoside-diphosphate kinase; its protein translation is MSDHERTFVMVKPDAFARGLVGEVVSRLEERGLKLVGIKVLNMPEARAKEHYAEHEEKPFFDGLIDFITSGPVVPMVWEGQDATRQVRQMIGATDPLEAAPGTIRGDYALDLGRNVVHAADHEDEGANEREIAIHFDEDELIDYDQHDVEWLYE
- a CDS encoding superoxide dismutase; its protein translation is MTDHELPPLPYDYDALEPSISEQVVTWHHDTHHQGYVNGLNSAEETLAENRESGEFGSTAGALGSVTHNGCGHYLHTLFWENMSPDGGGEPEGDLADRIEEDFGSYEGWKGEFEAAASAAGGWALLVYDPVAKQLRNLAVDKHDQGALWGAHPILALDVWEHSYYYDYGPDRGEFVDNFFDVVNWDSVAEEYGKCLDHFE
- a CDS encoding transposase, whose translation is MEYSHRYSAYPTQEVAVELQHHIDIHRQAYNYTLYEYENVDADEIGSAYKHHYRLPDWKDEFPVFLEVNSKALQRTVTRFYQNLDGLSEQKQNGRTVGRLKWKSPTEFQSMTYSQSGFELKNTSGRRATLWLSKIGDIPIRYHRDIPDEADIKEVTVKKETTGEWFVSFGLETGEADLPEKPDVDSLDTTNSVGVDLGILNYIHTSDGKIVDWLNLENEYARLRREQRRLSRKEQGSNNYEKQRRNVAKVKRHIRRKVLDYQHKLTTWLVREYDAVFVEDLDVKGMLEQSHNARNKQDAAWRQFISLLKYKAELYGCHVVQVEAAGTTKECASCGVETAKPIWVREHSCPSCGFECDRDANAAMNVLQRGFSELGLGWPEDTPVETALPTDTHSVSAKRVIETGSPICSRARSARSHGP